From one Lycorma delicatula isolate Av1 chromosome 2, ASM4794821v1, whole genome shotgun sequence genomic stretch:
- the LOC142318983 gene encoding uncharacterized protein LOC142318983, with protein sequence MFTLCIPVTGVPCLSGALVCFVCLKYNSSLQKCSGCKLLFYCSKEHQKLHWPKHKELCRAVKLIIEKKDGNHLFNEVPADVGIYNYKQVMVNLCEVILKRRTTQSECFLFYKPFICQVCHIYKHNSMIICSNCNTVCYCSEAHKESDRSVHSLICDRFKLCLDYERDCSEGFIINAVLPSIKRLPSSMQSFIDCTKVVTIPSGREKHVGWYLSNILSVPLTIIYVIEKCIDQNKKMKEKLILHIVGSGPFEGSAWMSWEYIFHYFKTLKSLKLVFICPDRFPQDFSFLTPTLGCNDCKRTKNIDFSFENLTYRDYVSKNRDTPDFIFAFHCGFYEYKCVLQNDTWKDSVPSLCSFTGAYFTFTSYGEEEAKQDLEVFRGYVEKNQNLEFVVECKKNQFGSLLPSHDWLNEKYFESYSNNFITIIKS encoded by the coding sequence ATGTTTACATTGTGTATACCAGTTACTGGGGTACCTTGTTTGTCTGGAGCATTAGTTTGTTTTGTATGTCTAAAATATAATTCATCACTACAGAAGTGTTCTGGTtgcaaattgttattttattgtagtaaagaACATCAAAAGTTACACTGGCCAAAACATAAAGAGTTATGTAGAGCTGTTAAgttaataattgagaaaaaagatggtaatcatttatttaatgaagttcCAGCAGATgttggtatttataattataaacaagtaATGGTAAATTTGTGCgaagtaattttgaaaagaagAACCACTCAGTcggaatgttttttattttataaaccatttatttGTCAAGTTTGTCATATTTATAAGCATAACAGTATGATCATTTGTTCTAATTGTAACACAGTTTGTTATTGTTCTGAAGCGCATAAGGAAAGCGATAGATCCGTTCATTCTCTGATATGTGATCGTTTTAAATTGTGTTTGGATTATGAACGTGATTGTTCTGAAGGCTTTATTATAAATGCTGTTTTACCTAGTATTAAAAGACTCCCATCCAGTATGCAGTCATTTATTGATTGTACAAAGGTGGTTACTATTCCTTCTGGAAGGGAAAAGCATGTTGGCTGGTATTTAAGCAATATACTTTCTGTGCCTTTGACTATCATTTACGTGATTGAAAAATGTATTGATCAGAAcaaaaagatgaaagaaaaacttatacTACACATTGTTGGCAGTGGTCCTTTTGAAGGAAGTGCATGGATGAGTTgggaatatatttttcattactttaaaactCTAAAATCATTAAAGTTGGTTTTTATATGTCCTGATCGTTTTCCTCAAGATTTCTCCTTTTTAACTCCAACATTAGGATGTAATGattgcaaaagaacaaaaaatattgattttagttttgaaaatttgacaTATCGTGATTATGTTTCTAAAAACAGAGATACACCTGACTTCATCTTTGCTTTTCATTGTGGATTTTATGAATACAAATGCGTATTACAAAATGATACTTGGAAAGATTCAGTGCCATCATTATGTAGTTTTACTGGtgcttattttacatttacttcaTATGGAGAAGAGGAAGCAAAACAGGACTTGGAAGTTTTTAGGGGATacgttgaaaaaaatcaaaatttagaatttgtggtagagtgtaaaaaaaatcaatttggatCTTTATTACCTTCACATGATTGGTTAAATGAGAAGTATTTTGAAAGTTATAGCaacaattttataactattataaaatcatga
- the LOC142318984 gene encoding uncharacterized protein LOC142318984: protein MLEVTLLVSDNFKCAGFATVCIVCLKRLTDCSLQKCSSCKLVFYCSKEHQKSHWPEHKQLCKTVQLMIKRTGNVGLFDDYVDEGFSLWTSFRNSLIYVCEEIMKRKLSRNERSLFLNPFCCKVCHIHRPNRMLTCSNCCVVSYCSEDHKEKDKRKHSLICNNLKFGLDYDINCHTGFSTKVTINDFEYLPRNMKSFIDNFVKFNTETSKKEVYAGYFVSNSLTVPLTLISVIEKSMICHENNTEMLTVHLIGSGTLENSAWWSWECVFHYFKKLKSLNLIFIGPESSSNFLPPFLSCSNCKNTKVINFSVESILYHEYIINELKKPDIIISFNCGFHEFYNISEHDTWRNSMQSICRFANTVVAFTSYNESEAAKDLKFFKMFSKVENLNFLVQHAENPFKSLVPFHDWFSETESIFYNNAYISILRV from the coding sequence atgcttGAGGTAACTCTTTTAGTTTCTGATAATTTTAAGTGTGCTGGTTTTGCTACTGTATGTATTGTATGTCTAAAACGTTTAACTGACTGTTCATTGCAAAAGTGTTCTAGTTGTAAACtagttttttattgtagtaaagaACACCAGAAGTCTCACTGGCCAGAACACAAACAGTTATGTAAAACTGTTCAGTTAATGATTAAAAGGACAGGTAATGTCGGTTTGTTTGATGATTATGTCGATGAAGGTTTTTCTTTGTGGACATCTTTTAGGAATTCTTTGATTTATGTTTGTGAAGAAATTATGAAAAGGAAGTTGTCACGTAATGAAAGAAGTTTATTTCTTAATCCATTTTGTTGTAAAGTATGTCATATTCATCGTCCCAATCGTATGTTAACGTGTTCAAATTGTTGTGTTGTTTCTTATTGTTCAGAAGAtcataaagaaaaagataaacgAAAACATTCcctaatttgtaataatttgaagTTTGGTTTAGATTATGATATTAATTGCCATACAGGATTTAGTACAAAAGTAACTATCAATGATTTTGAATATTTACCTCGGAATATGAAatcatttattgataattttgttaaatttaatacagaaacttcaaaaaaagaagtttatgctGGTTATTTTGTAAGTAATAGCTTAACTGTGCCATTGACTCTAATTTCTGTGATCGAAAAGAGTATGATTTGCcatgaaaataatactgaaatgcTTACGGTTCATCTAATTGGCAGTGGAACATTAGAAAATTCAGCATGGTGGTCATGGGAAtgtgtttttcattatttcaaaaaactaaaatcattaaACTTGATCTTTATTGGTCCAGAAAGTTCCAGTAACTTTCTGCCTCCATTTTTATCATgtagtaattgtaaaaataccaaagttattaattttagtgtTGAAAGTATATTGTATCATGAGTATATAATTAATGAGTTGAAAAAACCTGacattattatttcctttaattgtGGGTTTCatgaattttacaatatttcagaGCATGATACATGGAGAAATTCAATGCAGTCTATATGTAGATTTGCGAACACTGTTGTAGCATTTACTTCATATAATGAGAGTGAGGCTGCAaaagatttaaagttttttaagatgttttctaaagtagaaaatttaaattttttagttcaaCATGCTGAAAATCCTTTCAAAAGTTTGGTACCATTTCATGACTGGTTTAGTGAAACCGAATCAATTTTCTATAACAATGCTTACATTAGCATTTTGAGAGTATGA